A genome region from Heliangelus exortis chromosome 12, bHelExo1.hap1, whole genome shotgun sequence includes the following:
- the TWF2 gene encoding twinfilin-2, which produces MTHQTGIHATTELRDFFAKARNGSVRLIKVIIEEEQLVLGAQKELSRRWDADYDALVLPLLDEQQPCYLLYRLDSQNAQGYEWLFISWSPDSSPVRLKMLYAATRATVKKEFGGGHIKDEMFGTVKEDVSLSGYQKHVSSCSAPAPLTAAEQELQQIRINEVKTEISVESKHQTLQGLAFPLQLDAQQAIQALKQKKINYIQLKLDLERETIDLVHTSPTEITDLPKRIPQDSARYHFFLYKHSHEGDYLESVVFIYSMPGYKCSIKERMLYSSCKSRLLDTVEQEFCLEIAKKIEIDDGAELTAEFLYEEVHPKQHAFKQAFAKPKGPVGKRGQKRLIKGPGENGEDS; this is translated from the exons ATGACTCACCAGACCGGCATCCACG CCACCACAGAATTACGGGACTTCTTTGCCAAAGCCCGAAACGGTTCGGTTCGGCTCATCAAGGTCATCATTGAGGAAG agcaGCTTGTGCTGGGAGCCCAGAAAGAGCTGTCCCGGCGCTGGGATGCAGACTACGATGCTTTGGTGCTGCCCCTGCTGGACGAGCAGCAGCCATGCTACCTGCTGTACCGCCTGGACAGCCAGAACGCCCAGGGCTACGAGTGGCTCTTCATCTCCTGGTCCCCTGACAGCTCCCCG GTCCGGCTGAAGATGCTCTATGCTGCCACCCGAGCCACGGTGAAGAAGGAGTTTGGTGGGGGCCACATAAAGGATGAGATGTTTGGAACAGTGAAG GAGGACGTGTCCCTCAGTGGTTACCAAAAGCACgtgtcctcctgctctgccccagccccgcTGACTGCAGCCGAGCAGGAGCTCCAGCAGATCCGCATCAACGAG GTGAAGACAGAGATCAGCGTGGAGAGCAAGCACCAGACCCTGCAAGGCCTGGCCTTCCCCCTGCAGCTGGATGCTCAGCAAGCCATCCAGGCactcaagcagaagaaaatcaaCTACATCCAGCTG AAGCTGGATCTGGAGCGGGAGACCATTGACCTGGTACACACAAGCCCCACGGAGATCACTGACCTGCCCAAGAGGATCCCTCAGGACTCAGCTCGTTACCATTTCTTCCTTTACAAGCACTCACACGAGGGAGACTACCTGGAGTCTGTTG TCTTCATCTACTCCATGCCTGGGTACAAATGCAGCATCAAGGAGCGCATGCTCTACTCCAGCTGCAAGAGCCGGTTGCTGGACACTGTGGAGCAGGAGTTTTGCCTGGAGATAGCCAAGAAG ATCGAGATCGACGATGGAGCTGAGCTGACGGCAGAGTTCCTCTACGAGGAGGTGCACCCCAAGCAGCACGCCTTCAAGCAGGCCTTCGCCAAGCCCAAGGGGCCCGTGGGCAAACGGGGACAGAAGCGGCTGATCAAGGGGCCTGGCGAGAACGGCGAGGACAGTTAG